The following coding sequences are from one Limnobacter sp. SAORIC-580 window:
- the rluB gene encoding 23S rRNA pseudouridine(2605) synthase RluB, with translation MRTNKRKATETLDSNPIPEQAAVSIDSESHDLEWGEVLDQVEGLKSEEGGGAGKNRSKLNVRLDPELAPKLHKVLADSGMGSRREMEELIVAGRVSVNAEPAHLGQRVLPTDQVRVNGKLIQRKNKSKPPRVLIYHKPAGEIVSMDDPQGRTTVFQKLPKISNGKWIAVGRLDFNTEGLLLFTSSGELANRLMHPRYEVQREYAVRILGELSEEQRQQLLTGIQLEDGPAKFLYVDAAGGEGANRWYKVGLKEGRNREVRRMFEACNLTVSRLIRTRFGDILMPSTLKRGRHMEMEALEAMSYMQSLGLKVDESAQEGAIRRDKKNIGSKNNKRRNGQPLIDPGLAFTTPTQTYLTVSGAAAAAALSNQNNLSSAGGSARRGGGGDRNGNRTGANGNGAAPAGKFAGTGKRPSGPRNAGPRSGGPSAGRGPGRGNEGGNGAAQKPQQRRRRKAPAA, from the coding sequence ATGAGAACCAACAAGCGCAAAGCAACTGAAACACTCGACAGCAACCCAATTCCCGAGCAGGCGGCAGTCAGCATAGACAGCGAAAGTCATGATCTGGAATGGGGCGAAGTGCTGGATCAGGTTGAAGGCCTGAAGTCTGAAGAGGGTGGCGGCGCAGGCAAGAACCGCAGCAAGCTGAATGTGCGGCTAGACCCCGAATTGGCGCCCAAGTTGCACAAGGTATTGGCCGATTCCGGTATGGGTTCTCGTCGTGAAATGGAAGAGCTGATTGTCGCTGGGCGTGTCTCTGTCAATGCTGAACCTGCCCACCTGGGCCAGCGCGTGTTGCCCACCGACCAGGTGCGTGTCAATGGCAAGCTGATTCAGCGCAAAAACAAATCCAAGCCACCTCGGGTACTTATTTATCACAAGCCCGCCGGCGAAATTGTGTCCATGGACGACCCCCAGGGGCGCACCACCGTATTTCAGAAACTGCCGAAAATTTCAAACGGCAAGTGGATTGCAGTGGGGCGTCTCGATTTCAACACCGAGGGCTTATTGCTGTTCACCTCCTCGGGCGAGTTGGCCAACCGTTTAATGCACCCGCGTTACGAAGTGCAGCGTGAGTACGCTGTGCGCATTCTGGGTGAGCTTTCTGAAGAACAACGCCAGCAATTGCTCACTGGTATTCAGCTTGAAGACGGTCCTGCCAAGTTTCTCTATGTGGATGCTGCAGGCGGTGAGGGTGCTAACCGCTGGTACAAAGTTGGCTTGAAAGAAGGGCGCAACCGAGAGGTTCGCCGCATGTTTGAGGCCTGTAACCTGACCGTAAGTCGCCTGATTCGCACACGTTTTGGCGACATCCTGATGCCCTCCACCTTGAAACGTGGCCGCCACATGGAAATGGAAGCACTTGAGGCCATGTCCTATATGCAGTCATTGGGCTTGAAGGTGGATGAGTCTGCCCAAGAAGGTGCCATTCGCCGTGACAAAAAGAACATTGGCTCGAAAAACAACAAGCGTCGCAACGGTCAACCCCTGATAGACCCAGGCTTGGCCTTTACCACGCCAACCCAAACTTACCTCACCGTGTCTGGCGCTGCCGCAGCCGCCGCGTTGAGCAACCAGAACAACTTGTCTTCTGCCGGGGGCTCAGCCCGGCGAGGTGGCGGTGGTGACCGAAATGGCAACAGAACAGGTGCCAATGGCAATGGTGCTGCCCCAGCTGGAAAGTTTGCTGGCACAGGCAAGCGCCCCTCAGGGCCACGCAATGCGGGTCCGCGGTCTGGTGGTCCTTCTGCCGGGCGCGGCCCCGGGCGCGGCAATGAGGGTGGAAATGGCGCAGCCCAGAAACCCCAGCAGCGTAGACGCCGGAAGGCACCGGCCGCGTAG
- the rimP gene encoding ribosome maturation factor RimP yields the protein MKGEVINPEEFVGNSWSGVWSESWVTEADAVIASLGLEVADIEREGNGLLRIMIDSPTGVTVEDCEKVSHQLTHLFTVENVNYERLEISSPGVDRVLRRKKDFERFLEQEVSLKFKRAINNQKQFKGVLQKGKEQTWGVLVTPDGKNAEPYLLDFEITDLAGARLVPHLKF from the coding sequence TTGAAAGGCGAAGTGATCAATCCTGAAGAATTTGTTGGCAATTCATGGTCTGGCGTGTGGTCAGAATCCTGGGTTACTGAAGCCGACGCCGTGATCGCCTCTCTGGGCCTTGAAGTGGCCGATATTGAGCGCGAGGGCAATGGTCTGTTGCGCATCATGATCGATTCACCCACTGGCGTTACCGTCGAAGATTGCGAAAAGGTCAGCCACCAGCTTACCCACCTGTTCACCGTCGAAAATGTCAACTACGAACGGCTCGAGATTTCCTCGCCGGGCGTTGATCGCGTTTTACGCCGCAAAAAAGATTTCGAACGGTTTTTGGAGCAAGAGGTGTCCTTGAAATTCAAACGGGCCATCAACAATCAAAAACAGTTCAAAGGTGTATTGCAAAAGGGCAAAGAGCAAACCTGGGGTGTCTTGGTGACCCCCGACGGTAAAAATGCCGAACCCTATTTGCTTGATTTTGAAATAACTGATTTGGCGGGTGCCCGTCTGGTCCCCCATCTAAAGTTTTAG